A stretch of the Panicum virgatum strain AP13 chromosome 9N, P.virgatum_v5, whole genome shotgun sequence genome encodes the following:
- the LOC120692383 gene encoding probable trehalose-phosphate phosphatase 2 produces the protein MDLKTGLNSPVIADHLPTLALPAPVMTFTTPTSFPSPGLCLNTTKKTPLPGKIEEVRATGWLDLMMAASPTRRRQIKDVVNDTQADDLDLQYHNWMVDYPSALTSFEAITDLAGSKRLVLFLDYDGTLSPIVDNPENALMSDEMRAAVKHVASLFPTAIISGRSRDKVFDFVKLNELHYAGSHGMDIMGPIRKTADSNGVECIHSTDLKGKEVNLFQPASEFLPMISEVYKKLGESVKDINGARMEDNKFCVSVHYRNVAEDDYKKVFQRVTAVLEDYPCLRLTHGRKVFEVRPVIDWNKGKAVEFLLESLGLNESEDVLPIYVGDDRTDEDAFKVLKASNRGFGILVSSIPKESDAFYSLRDPAEVMEFLRKLAQWKEQSI, from the exons ATGGATTTGAAGACAGGCCTCAACTCACCTGTTATTGCAGATCATCTCCCTACATTAGCCTTGCCTGCTCCTGTCATGACTTTCACAACACCTACTAGCTTCCCCTCTCCGGGGCTTTGCTTGAATACTACAAAGAAGACACCTCTGCCTGGTAAGAtcgaagaagttcgtgccactggATGGCTCGACCTTATGATGGCTGCATCACCTACCCGCAGAAGGCAGATCAAGGATGTCGTCAATGACACTCAAGCTGATGATCTCGATTTGCAATATCATAACTGGATG GTTGACTATCCATCTGCTTTGACCTCATTTGAGGCAATTACTGATCTTGCTGGGAGTAAAAGATTGGTATTGTTTCTTGACTACGATGGAACGCTTTCACCAATTGTGGACAATCCTGAAAATGCATTAATGTCTGATGAG ATGCGAGCTGCTGTGAAGCATGTGGCATCACTTTTCCCAACTGCAATCATCAGTGGAAGGTCTCGGGATAAG GTTTTTGACTTTGTCAAGCTTAATGAACTACACTATGCTGGAAGTCACGGAATGGACATAATGGGCCCTATTAGGAAGACTGCTGACTCCAATGGCGTGGAATGCATTCACTCCACTGATTTGAAG GGTAAGGAGGTCAACCTTTTCCAACCTGCAAGTGAGTTTTTACCCATGATCAGTGAG GTGTATAAAAAGCTTGGTGAGagtgtcaaggacattaatggtGCCAGGATGGAAGACAACAAGTTCTGTGTCTCTGTGCATTACCGTAATGTGGCAGAAGAT GACTATAAAAAGGTTTTCCAGCGTGTAACTGCTGTTTTGGAAGATTACCCTTGCCTAAGGCTAACCCATGGAAGGAAG GTTTTTGAGGTCCGTCCTGTGATTGATTGGAACAAAGGTAAAGCTGTGGAGTTTTTACTCGAATCTCTTGGGCTCAATGAGAGTGAAGATGTTCTCCCTATCTATGTTGGAGATGACAGAACTGATGAAGATGCATTCAAG GTTCTGAAGGCAAGCAACCGTGGCTTTGGAATACTGGTGTCATCTATACCCAAGGAGAGCGATGCCTTCTACTCTTTGAGGGATCCAGCTGAG GTGATGGAATTCCTGAGAAAGCTGGCACAATGGAAGGAGCAATCCATCTGA